The DNA sequence CTGAAAAGGAAATAGTAAAATATGGATCACCTTCAAGTACTGTATTCTCCTTTACCTTTTCTTTAATCTCCTTTATTTTAGCCTTCTTTTCTTCAGGGGTTAGCTCTGTAGCTTCTTTTCGTTCCGTTTCCAAAATACTCGCTTCTGGATGATGAATTGTGTTTGAAAGATCCTGAGTAATGCTCTTTTCGTATTCAGCGTTGATCTTCTTATCCTCCTGGGGTTCAAATGATGGGATCTCTATATTAATTGAATCTGGTAGCTCTACCTCAATAAGCTGAATATCCACGTCATCCAACCCTGCTAAAGCTGCATCAATGTCCGGGAATATTTGGGCCAGCTTCTTATAATCCATTTCGCCCTGTACTGCTTTTGAGTTGAAGAAAATATTTAATTCCTTCTCCTTCTTAATATCAACATCTATTACTTCTACTTTGATCTCATAATCATTACCAGATTCATATTTATTGATCTCGTCTGCAATGTTTAATTTTTGATGGCCAGAAACTAAATTACCGGTTTGTTTGTTCCAAACCATTCCACCAATGATGCCGTTATCCTTAATGCTTTTTTTTAGAGCCTTTCTTGCATCATCTGTGATTTTACGAGGATTGTAGTCGGCTGGAGTTATTTCTGATCTCTTTAATGTGATTGTCTCACTTTGCTTAATCTTGTTCTGCATATGTTTTGTGTTTTTGTGAATGATCGTGTTCAAATAGCTTTCTTTCAGAATCTGGAAATTCTTTTATAACCTTTTTTAGGTCATCTGGATAATTTTTGCGAATCCATAGAAGAAATGAAATGTCATTAACATCTGTTCCTTGGCTTTTTGTATTTCCGGTATTGCCATACTTTAAAGGCTCTAACAATCTATTTTTACGGATATATTGAAGAACTTCTTTATTTGACCAATCAGCCAAAGGATAAAGTTTCTGTCCTACTTCGCTAGTCATTGAATCAGGATAAGAATTTAGCATCAACCTACGATTTAGCGAATCATTCTTTTTGAACCCAAAAACACTCCATTCAATACCTGTTTCTTCTTTTATCTTATCATTGATTTTTGATAGATTCCATTCAGAGTATTTTATTTGATCCGTTCCATTTACTCCATGTTTCTTATTGTTGTAGTATGCATAATGGGGAGTTTGAATAAATCTACAGTTTGAATATTTCTTTTCAGCCCAATTAATATATCGGTTGATATGCTCTAGGTCTTTGACCATATACATAAACACACATACAATTTCCTTGAAATGTGGTGCCATCATATTCAAAAGACAAATACTATCCTTTCCGGCTCCTGAATGAAATAGTATCACCCTATCAACTTTTGCTGATAGGGTTTTGATACTGTTTAATGTGGCTAGTAAATCCATTTAGGAATTATAACCCGTTTTGAACCGTTCTTACAGCTCTCAGCCTTGCTGATGCTCCTTGAACTCTTGCTCTTGCCCTAGCTCTCACAGTTGATCTTGAACCTGAACTTCCGCTTTCTGCCATCGTTTTAATTTTAAAAGGTTAAACATTAAGATTTTCACAGTTTATTTTATCTAGGATTTCACCCAAAATGATAGCGAAATTGCTATTTTCGTTCGTGAACTCTTCAACATCTTCACTATCGTACTCGATAAGGACATCTTTACATTCTACTACTATTTGCGGTGCGTTCTTAGCGTAACCCAATTGAAACCGGACCGTATCAAATTTCTTCGTATCTGTTAACTCACCGTCCTTATCCAGGACACCAAGACGAGAAACATAATACTCGGTAAAATCACGGTATTCTTCTGTTTTTTTTCCTTGTAGAATTTCGAGAAACCATTTCTTTTGAAGAACTAAATAAAGTTCTTTAGGATTTTTCATGTTTAAGTTTTTCTATTTGTTCAATTAAAAATTCGCGACTGAATTTGAAGTTATTTAGGGCCGCCTTTTCTTCTAATTGCCTTAATCGACCTTCACCGATTTTAAGCAGAAGATTAGCCCGGTATGGTATCAAATTAGCGCTCAAATACTTGTTACATCTTACGCATTGGCCGTGAATATTATCTAAATCAAAGCGAACTGCCTTATATTGCAGCGCCTCTTTTCGAAAATAGTGCCCTGCATTCATTTGATTAACTGGTTTGAGTTCTTCACATGATATGCAGATGAAAAAGCCGTCTACACTATCACGCTTTCTTACTTTCGTATTAATCAGTTCTTGTAATTTATCTTCAAGCCAGTCAATACTGCGACCTTTATATTTGATTTTTATTTCAGTCGTTAACATCACAAACAAATATACTTACCTATTTGATTTATTGCAATTTAAAATATATAAAGTAAAGTTACACTTTAATATTATTGACTTTTAAACCATAAAAAAACACCCTAAAAAATAGAGTGGTTAAATTTTTATGTTTGAAGAAATTTAGAAGTTTGTTCTTTCGAGAATTTTGCCCAGGTGAATAGTGAAGTCACGCTTTAATGTAATCTTTTCTATTTCGACTGTCATACGTTTTGCATCGCTATTGTAGCCGATTTGAAGTATTACAGTACGATAATTTTTAAAGGCTGTTTTTGCCTTGTTTAGAAGTCTTGATTGATAAAATTCGGTATTATCTCGATATTCTTCGGTTTTTTCGCCAGATTCTATTTTATCAAACCAAACCTTTTGCATGATAAGAAACAGCGGTTTTTCTTGCTCTATTTCTTCAGTAGGTAGATTTACCACTGTTCTTGATGCTTTTGTTCGGTGACGTTGGGCAATTCTTTTCATGCTTATATGCTTTTAACGAATTTAAGCCTTTTTCTAATAAGTTTAGAAGGTGACTTCTTAACTGCCTCAACCGCTTTTACTTCTGGTGTTCTGGCTTGCTCAACCATTATGAAATTTTCGATTTTCATACATCTGAACGCTTGAGCATCAACATCGAAATAAGTAAATACTTTCGGGTTTGGCTGATTCTGGGTTTTAAATTCGTAATCAATTTTAAGTGTGCCGGTGGCTTTTCGTATTTCACCGTCTTTTTTCTCGAAATAGAAGGTTACTTCACCCTGATGCATTTCTTTGTTAATTCTGTACAGCTGCCAGGCTTTTTGAAGGCATACAGCCCATTCTTTGCCAGTTGTTGACATTATATGATAAGCTCTTAGCATTACTGTTTTTCTGAAAGAAATATTTTGCGTTTTCATAATGTTGATTTTTGCTTTTACCACCAAAAGCGGGTATTACCCCGCTGATTTTACTTTCTTTTTTTTGAACGTTTTGAATTGTTTTGCTTTCTACTCTTTATCGGCTTTACTAAAGACGTTTTATTCTGTAGTTTAAATGTGATCTTGTTTGTTAGGTCTGTGATTGAAACTTTCATATTATTTTATATTTATTTAAGGTTATAATTAAAAAACTTTATCTACTTGTAAATCTGCTTCTTCTGACCATACATTAAAAACATAATCCATCGCTTCATCTTCATAATGATCGAGAGAAAATCTACCATTTACACCGTTTTCAGAATAATCAATTACAATTTGATTATTGTGTAAGAAAGCGATTGCAACACCGTTTACACCATACTCTTTTGCTTTTTTATACCAGTCGTTTAATTTTTCGTTTGTATAAGTAATTACTTCTTGTGCTGTAGCTTTCATAATGTTTGTTTTAATTGTTATTATTTCGTTTTGGTGTTACAAATATAAAACAAATAGTTTTACTAAAACAAATAGTTTTATAAAATAATCGTTATTTATAATTGTTATAAATAAAACCATTTGTTTTATTTTGTAATATTTTTTCACACAATATGTTTTATTTCATATCTTTGCTAAATGGATCTAAGACTTAAAGAAATACAGAAGAAAAAAAGTATAACTAATGTTGAACTTTCTAAGCGTTCTGGAGTAGGTATTCAGCAAATTTCCTATTATCATTCAGGAGACAGAATGCCACCTTTGAAGACATTGGAAAATTTGGCATCAGCATTGGATTGTGAAATGGCGGAACTGCTACCCGTTGGCTTAGGGTTCTATCATTCCTATAATTCTGATGGAGAATGGGAAGGAATAAGAAAGAAATAAAAAAGCCCCGAAATAATCGGAGCTTGATGTTTTTCATATAATTGCTAAAATGTTTTTATTTTGATTTGTTTCTGAGCTTCCAATCTTCTCTTTTCACGTCCTACCGTATAAATTGAAGTTGTCTGATCGTTTCTGTGTCCAGCCATTATTTGTGCGCTATAGTTCGCTTCTTCAACCATATCAAGGAAGGTATGTTTTAAAGAATAAATTGATTTGTCTATTTTCAAAGGAACCATAACTTTCTCCTTCCAGAATCGATAAATTAAATTCCTATCCATTTCATGATCTCCTGGCTGATAGAAAAACGAGAAAATGTAATCATCATCAAATATTGCATTTTCTAACTGATCTTTCCAAAATGGTAGAGCATCAGATATAATTGCTCTTTTCTCCCGGACATATAATTGTCCTTTTTTTAAGGTGATTGTAAATTCTGATCTGTTAATATCTACATCAGTCTTTTTCAGTGCTAACATTTCAGTGGTCCTACATCCGCACATAAAGAAAATTTGAAAATAATTATAAAAATGTGGGTGCTTATCCTTAATATGCTTATCAATCTTTCTTAATTCCTGAATCGTGAAAATTTCCCTTTTCTCAACAATGTGTTTTTTAGGCTTTATTCCAGTGCAGGGATTCACTTTTATACATCCTTCATCTACAAGATCGGTAAACAATGATGAAAGGTGAACTCTAAATTTATTATAAGTGTAATTGCTTAGATTAAGCGATTCTAAGGTTTGTTTGACATGAATCAGCTCAACATCTTTAATCTTAAGGTAATTTAAATTATTCTTTTCAAAAGCTACCATAAACCTATCCAAATGCAATTTAACATTCCTGGTGTGATCTAAAGTAAATTCTTTTTTGTCGAGGACTTTTTGTAGAGCTTCTCCAGTAAATAGATAAGGGTTAAGATTTCCTCTTTCAAACATGTATTCCTTTGTTCTGGGATTGTAATCTTTTTCATCCAGAAGTTCAGACATCTGTTTTAATAGAAGCTTTTCTATTTGCTTCCTTTCTTTTTCTGTTTTGAAACGGTTTAACCTACGACGATAAGTAAATGGCTTTTCCCTGTCTGGCTCGTAGAAACGACACTGAATAAACCAATCATCACTTGAATTGGTTACAAGAAAGTCGGAGCGCTTGCATCCGAAGTTTAAATTTTTCATACGTATTAATTGTTACTGTTATTGTTACTGATTAATACGCTTCCAAAAAGTTTTAAAAGCAGCAAACCCGCTGTGGGATTGGGTTTGCTACATTGTGACCGCAGAAGGATTCGAACCCTCACTGTCGGAGCCGAAATCCGAAGTTCTATCCATTAAACTATGCAGCCGAATAGGGTTTAGGCATTAGGATTTAGATATTAGGAAAAAACTAAGCCCTACATCCTGATTACTATTTCCTAAAAACTAATCTTCACACCACCCAAGATCTGGGCACCCAATACTTTATATCCTTTATAGGTTTGGTAATTGGAGTTCAGAAGATTATTTCCGGTTGCAAAAATACTGAAATTTTTGTGAAATTTATACTCTGCGGAAAGATTTAAATCAGCATAACCACCAACTTTATCATTGGTATTCTCTGTAGACTGAT is a window from the Chryseobacterium sp. T16E-39 genome containing:
- a CDS encoding DNA methylase, with protein sequence MQNKIKQSETITLKRSEITPADYNPRKITDDARKALKKSIKDNGIIGGMVWNKQTGNLVSGHQKLNIADEINKYESGNDYEIKVEVIDVDIKKEKELNIFFNSKAVQGEMDYKKLAQIFPDIDAALAGLDDVDIQLIEVELPDSINIEIPSFEPQEDKKINAEYEKSITQDLSNTIHHPEASILETERKEATELTPEEKKAKIKEIKEKVKENTVLEGDPYFTISFSDYDAKVMFLEYLGFNPEDKFIKGEEFQEKIEETYAN
- a CDS encoding phosphoadenosine phosphosulfate reductase family protein, with the translated sequence MDLLATLNSIKTLSAKVDRVILFHSGAGKDSICLLNMMAPHFKEIVCVFMYMVKDLEHINRYINWAEKKYSNCRFIQTPHYAYYNNKKHGVNGTDQIKYSEWNLSKINDKIKEETGIEWSVFGFKKNDSLNRRLMLNSYPDSMTSEVGQKLYPLADWSNKEVLQYIRKNRLLEPLKYGNTGNTKSQGTDVNDISFLLWIRKNYPDDLKKVIKEFPDSERKLFEHDHSQKHKTYAEQD
- a CDS encoding recombination protein NinG, encoding MLTTEIKIKYKGRSIDWLEDKLQELINTKVRKRDSVDGFFICISCEELKPVNQMNAGHYFRKEALQYKAVRFDLDNIHGQCVRCNKYLSANLIPYRANLLLKIGEGRLRQLEEKAALNNFKFSREFLIEQIEKLKHEKS
- a CDS encoding SH3 beta-barrel fold-containing protein; the protein is MKTQNISFRKTVMLRAYHIMSTTGKEWAVCLQKAWQLYRINKEMHQGEVTFYFEKKDGEIRKATGTLKIDYEFKTQNQPNPKVFTYFDVDAQAFRCMKIENFIMVEQARTPEVKAVEAVKKSPSKLIRKRLKFVKSI
- a CDS encoding helix-turn-helix domain-containing protein codes for the protein MDLRLKEIQKKKSITNVELSKRSGVGIQQISYYHSGDRMPPLKTLENLASALDCEMAELLPVGLGFYHSYNSDGEWEGIRKK
- a CDS encoding tyrosine-type recombinase/integrase, with translation MKNLNFGCKRSDFLVTNSSDDWFIQCRFYEPDREKPFTYRRRLNRFKTEKERKQIEKLLLKQMSELLDEKDYNPRTKEYMFERGNLNPYLFTGEALQKVLDKKEFTLDHTRNVKLHLDRFMVAFEKNNLNYLKIKDVELIHVKQTLESLNLSNYTYNKFRVHLSSLFTDLVDEGCIKVNPCTGIKPKKHIVEKREIFTIQELRKIDKHIKDKHPHFYNYFQIFFMCGCRTTEMLALKKTDVDINRSEFTITLKKGQLYVREKRAIISDALPFWKDQLENAIFDDDYIFSFFYQPGDHEMDRNLIYRFWKEKVMVPLKIDKSIYSLKHTFLDMVEEANYSAQIMAGHRNDQTTSIYTVGREKRRLEAQKQIKIKTF